In the genome of Oscarella lobularis chromosome 1, ooOscLobu1.1, whole genome shotgun sequence, one region contains:
- the LOC136199397 gene encoding uncharacterized protein gives MEIAANPWDEFVVPRLDALVDVVDVEGELLDKLTAYELISRDDWERLRLPSVTKRDKARMLLMDILPRKGARDRYDAFVDALRRTGGQEHIVKILELPPQRGLTCARCNYSKEFFSYSSSCQLAAEKQRTLEAEKRVFALEMLLSGMRLKHEPKPQLSKGRFQWKKLVESPRLLQRYSSGQIEEINRAITIAQGHYIFQLADDGRWEESCVGVNVRCLIKCQNEGYILTGNETSQYIVELKNTGKVLPTVPDGHLPFRTSAIGHKEKIFLVGGADKLGSTSQVVTCFNSRTYEWTCLPSMIRGRYGCSLTIANNQLFIGGGLHESSTASNVVECFDMAAEKWINLCPTTNKLCELSSLHGELIATGGLPTQNAVEIYYKETNSWLPLPPMTGNRIGHGACTTEDNKLYVAGGNTFSNFVEHFEL, from the exons ATGGAAATAGCAGCGAATCCGTGGGATGAATTCGTCGTTCCTCGTCTCGATGctctcgtcgatgtcgtcgacgttgaggGCGAGCTCCTCGATAAGCTGACGGCGTACGAATTGATCAGCCGCGACGACTGGGAGCGTCTTCGGCTCCCCAGCGTGACGAAGCGCGACAAAGCGCGCATGCTACTAATGGATATTTTACCGCGAAAAGGAGCTCGCGACCGTTACGACGCATTTGTGGATGCATTGAGAAGAACAGGAGGGCAGGAGCATATTGTAAAAATACTCGAACTCCCTCCACAAAGGGGTTTGACATGTGCGCGGTGTAACTACAGCAAGGAATTCTTCTCATATTCTTCAAGTTGTCAACTTGCGGCAGAGAAACAAAGGACTTTggaagcagaaaaacgtGTGTTTGCTTTGGAGATGCTTTTGTCAGGAATGAGATTGAAGCATGAG CCTAAACCACAGCTCTCAAAAGGCCGTTTCCAATGGAAGAAACTAGTAGAATCACCTCGTCTTCTACAGCGTTACAGCAGTGGGCAAATAGAAGAGATCAACAGAGCAATTACGATTGCCCAAGGTCATTACATCTTTCAATTGGCAGATGATGGTAGATGGGAAGAATCATGCGTTGGCGTGAACGTAAGATGTCTAATAAAATGCCAAAATGAAGGATACATTCTCACTGGCAATGAAACATCTCAATACATAGTCGAACTTAAGAATACCGGAAAGGTCTTGCCAACAGTACCAGATGGTCATCTGCCATTTCGCACCTCTGCAATTGgtcacaaagaaaaaattttcctaGTCGGAGGAGCAGATAAGTTGGGGAGCACAAGCCAGGTCGTCACTTGTTTCAACAGTAGAACCTATGAATGGACGTGTCTCCCGAGTATGATTCGTGGACGGTACGGTTGCTCCCTAACAATTGCGAACAATCAACTATTTATTGGAGGCGGGCTTCATGAATCTTCAACTGCCAGCAACGTTGTTGAATGCTTTGACATGGCGGCAGAAAAGTGGATAAATCTGTGTCCTACAACCAATAAGTTATGCGAGTTGTCATCTCTACATGGCGAACTTATTGCAACGGGGGGATTACCAACACAAAATGCGGTCGAGATTTATTATAAGGAAACGAATAGTTGGCTCCCGTTGCCCCCAATGACAGGTAATCGCATTGGACATGGAGCCTGCACAACGGAAGACAATAAGTTGTACGTTGCAGGTGGAAACACTTTTTCTAATTTCGTAGAACACTTTGAACTGTAG
- the LOC136199367 gene encoding kelch-like protein 31, with translation MKKTLRKKSIELRAAKRHLTKMKQPQDKKWYIINEKLISIGLQIKHKETGWPMPIWTRVKSELPSSLEAASGCVAEVNDTILIGRQNTVHKLKRTKKWQKSKNVRIPIHQLIESDGRCFIEGCEESTWKIFEYFEKKSSLKEVTALPVNIPGVSIKANQGILYAVGGNEGTTGSTQAHCFDLRNSGDGWIPIQSLSHGRFNCSMSFIDDRLFIGGGWNAKNKPCNSVECLSLGAERWTQKCPTTEKACEITNLYGRPVATGGINSLGLAASQVVNVYADENNSWLPLPSMSKPRYHHGACTTGDGRLFVVGGWGSYGSIEGLDCEPSLRPLQTTETVLNF, from the exons atgaagaaaacgctgaGGAAAAAGAGCATCGAGTTGCGTGCAGCCAAGAGACATCTGACAAAGATGAAACAACCACAAGACAAAAAGTGGTACAtaataaatgaaaaattaatttccaTTGGCCTCCAGATAAAGCACAAA GAGACTGGGTGGCCAATGCCCATATGGACGAGAGTCAAATCTGAATTGCCAAGTTCACTTGAAGCTGCTTCAGGATGCGTCGCAGAAGTCAACGACACTATCCTTATTGGTCGCCAGAATACAGTACACAAGTTgaaaagaacaaagaaatggcaaaaatcaaagaacgTCAGGATACCCATTCATCAGCTAATCGAAAGCGACGGAAGGTGCTTCATTGAAGGTTGCGAAGAAAGCACATGGAAAATTTTTGAGtattttgaaaagaagagTAGTCTAAAAGAAGTGACGGCATTGCCAGTGAACATACCTGGTGTGTCAATCAAAGCAAACCAGGGCATTCTCTACGCCGTTGGAGGAAACGAGGGCACAACCGGAAGCACTCAGGCTCACTGTTTCGATCTAAGAAATAGTGGTGACGGATGGATCCCAATTCAGTCTTTGAGTCACGGACGGTTCAACTGCTCGATGTCTTTCATTGATGACAGACTTTTTATAGGTGGCGGATGGAATGCTAAAAACAAGCCATGTAATTCAGTAGAATGCTTATCACTGGGTGCAGAACGGTGGACTCAGAAGTGCCCAACAACGGAGAAAGCGTGCGAGATCACTAATCTGTATGGCAGACCTGTGGCCACAGGGGGCATCAATAGCTTGGGACTTGCAGCAAGCCAAGTCGTCAATGTTTACGCCGACGAAAACAATTCGTGGTTGCCACTTCCTTCCATGAGCAAACCGAGATATCATCACGGTGCCTGCACAACGGGCGATGGTCGCTTGTTTGTAGTTGGTGGATGGGGATCATACGGTTCAATAGAAGGCTTAGATTGTGAACCGTCACTTCGTCCCCTACAAACTACAGAAACTGTTCTTaatttttga
- the LOC136199365 gene encoding uncharacterized protein encodes MADRRWEDIVRPHLTQLVDLIAPDSLISDLYAKRILDKDEWEKLRLGSKTYREKTRDLLVDILPRKDSTAFDALVQSLLLTGQKHIVTKFLIPSENETTGKIRMKEVKRKPFEEVRNKKKELREVMETKQLQIKKQCRMHEKIISIGLRVKYKETGPVPNWKRVTDCPVKSDLPNSYYKGAVSGRVANVNGTVTVGFEKAIYEQLRKEKWQVSNVKINIYKLCECQGKCFILSRDKGKWKIFEYSKGNTKEVTTLPEKYTDSISSMSMIANEEKIYVVGGKRNNIGTAQVHCYNLQTDKWISFQSLSGGRFDCSLSITDRNLYAGGGWTAEREPCRSVERLSLDAEHPKWTQLHPTTERSCQLASLYGRLVAIGGVDELGRGSKAVEVYDDEKKSWLPLPSMNKSRYYHGVCTTSDDRLVVVGGLGSNGSAESLDLDA; translated from the exons ATGGCAGATCGACGATGGGAAGATATTGTCAGGCCTCATTTGACTCAACTGGTCGATCTTATTGCGCCCGACAGTCTCATCTCTGATCTGTACGCCAAACGCATTCTTGATAAAGACGAATGGGAAAAACTACGACTTGGTTCTAAAACCTATCGAGAGAAAACACGCGATCTGCTCGTGGACATTTTACCACGAAAGGATTCAACAGCGTTTGATGCACTGGTTCAGTCGCTCCTACTAACAGGACAAAAGCATATCGTAACAAAATTTCTTATACCTTCAGAAAATG AAACCACTGGCAAAATCAGAATGAAAGAGGTGAAAAGGAAGCCGTTCGAGGAAGTCAggaacaagaaaaaagagctGCGTGAAGTAATGGAGACAAAACAGTTGCAGATCAAAAAGCAGTGCAGAATGcatgaaaaaataatttccaTTGGCCTACGCGTGAAGTATAAG GAGACTGGGCCAGTGCCTAACTGGAAAAGAGTCACTGACTGTCCAGTCAAATCCGACCTGCCAAACTCGTATTACAAAGGAGCTGTTTCAGGACGCGTGGCAAATGTGAATGGCACTGTCACGGTCGGCTTTGAAAAGGCGATATACGAGCAGCTAAGAAAGGAGAAATGGCAGGTATCAAACGTCAAGATAAACATTTACAAGCTGTGTGAATGCCAAGGAAAGTGTTTCATTCTAAGTCGCGACAAAGGCAAATGGAAAATATTCGAGTACTCAAAAGGAAACACTAAAGAAGTGACAACGTTACCAGAGAAATACACTGACAGCATATCCAGCATGTCAATGATAGCCAACGAGGAAAAGATCTACGTCGTCGGAGGAAAGAGGAACAACATTGGAACTGCTCAAGTTCACTGTTACAACCTTCAAACCGATAAATGGATCTCATTCCAGTCTTTGAGTGGCGGACGGTTCGATTGTTCCCTGTCTATCACTGATCGCAATCTCTATGCAGGTGGTGGATGGACTGCTGAGCGTGAGCCATGCAGGTCAGTAGAACGCTTATCGCTGGACGCAGAACATCCTAAATGGACCCAGCTGCATCCGACAACCGAGAGATCGTGTCAGTTGGCGAGTCTGTACGGCAGGCTTGTGGCAATAGGAGGAGTCGACGAGTTGGGACGCGGAAGCAAGGCCGTAGAAGtatacgacgacgaaaagaaatcgtgGTTGCCGCTTCCTTCGATGAACAAGTCGAGATACTATCACGGCGTCTGCACGACGAGCGATGATCGCTTGGTCGTCGTTGGCGGGTTGGGATCGAACGGATCAGCAGAGAGTTTAGATCTAGACGCGTGA
- the LOC136199364 gene encoding glucose-6-phosphate exchanger SLC37A2-like isoform X2: MNNFIAPSPPLGFFCLPNDVKRARNRRKDRIYRGFVIVFTFFIYASYHLSRKAISVVKNAWNCTTVTTHNWTQNATANCTDGPYGKVYLGTLDTCFLVAYAVTMFFISGQIGDRMNLRYFLLIGLLGSGIFTSALGLPYFWNYHGLWYFAVMQILAGAFQSTGWPSVVAVVANWFGLENRGLILGIWNAHTSVGNILGSLIAGAVVAHWGWSFIVPGLINCGMGILTALYLPSDPSEMNVSPPQHHELPSEEDSLIDQDSHQTTETTVPVSNAPPKAVGLCRALRIPGVIEYAASLFFAKLVAYTFLYWLPFYIHNTLKINGQYISEEKAAYYSTFYDVGGIVGSIFIGYLSDVLKVRGIATVLMTYSSIPALFIYNRYGGLSEGATIGLSFMCGFFVNGPYALITTAVSADLGTHKTLRGNDKAKATVTAIIDGTGTSGAAVGPFLTGWIAGTGWKNVFYMLITACAISGLLLTRIVIQDIRYLMKRRTRK, encoded by the exons ATGAACAATTTTATCGCCCCAAGTCCACCGCTGGGCTTCTTCTGTCTTcccaacgacgtcaaacgcgCGAGGAACAGACGAAAAGATCGCAT ATATCGGGGTTTTGTCATTGTTTTCACGTTTTTCATCTACGCTTCGTATCATCTGTCTCGCAAAGCGATAAGCGTTGTCAAG aatgCTTGGAATTGTACGACTGTAACGACGCATAATTGGACTCAGAACGCGACGGCAAATTGCACTG ATGGTCCTTATGGCAAAGTGTACCTTGGGACTCTCGATACGTGTTTCCTAGTCGCTTACGCTGTCACCATGTTCTTTATCAG TGGTCAAATTGGAGATCGAATGAACCTTCGCTACTTTCTTCTAATTGGATTGCTGG GATCTGGCATCTTTACTTCAGCACTTGGGCTTCCCTACTTTTGGAATTACCACGGTCTGTGGTATTTTGCTGTTATGCAAATATTGGCTGGAGCTTTCCAG tCGACTGGGTGGCCAAGTGTGGTAGCTGTTGTGGCGAATTGGTTTGGACTAGAAAA CCGTGGTCTTATCTTGGGCATATGGAACGCTCACACTTCCGTGGGAAATATTCTTGGATCTCTGATAGCGGGAGCTGTAGTAGCTCATTG GGGATGGTCGTTTATTGTGCCCGGATTAATCAACTGTGGGATGGGCATACTGACCGCTTTGTATTTACCGTCCG ATCCGAGTGAAATGAACGTCTCGCCTCCTCAGCACCAC GAATTGCCTTCTGAAGAGGATTCACTAATAGATCAAGATTCCCATCAAACAACAGAGACGACGGTACCTGTATCAAACGCGCCCCCAAAAGCCGTGGGATTATGCAGAGCCCTCAGAATTCCA GGCGTCATAGAATACGCCGCCTCGCTCTTCTTTGCCAAACTGGTTGCATACACGTTTCTCTATTGGCTTCCATTTTACATACACAACACCCTAA AAATCAATGGGCAGTACATCAGTGAAGAGAAGGCGGCTTATTACTCGACATTTTATGACGTTGGAGGAATCGTTGGATCCATTTTTATTGGCTATCTGTCGGACGTACTGAAAGTTCGCGGTATTGCAACCGTGCTCATGACGTATTCGTCAATACCCGCG CTGTTTATTTACAACAGATATGGAGGATTGTCCGAGGGAGCGACAATAG GATTATCTTTTATGTGCGGTTTTTTTGTCAATGGGCCCTATGCTCTTATAACAACAGCCGTTTCTGCTGATTTG GGAACTCATAAAACGCTTCGAGGAAATGACAAGGCCAAAGCTACGGTGACAGCAATAATTGACGGCACAGGAACGTCAG GTGCGGCAGTGGGACCGTTTCTCACCGGCTGGATAGCG GGGACTGGCTGGAAGAATGTATTCTATATGCTTATTACAGCGTGTGCAATATCTGGTCTG CTTCTTACGCGCATCGTCATACAAGATATTCGGTACTTGATGAAGAGAAGGACAAGAAAGTAG
- the LOC136199364 gene encoding glucose-6-phosphate exchanger SLC37A2-like isoform X1, whose protein sequence is MNNFIAPSPPLGFFCLPNDVKRARNRRKDRIYRGFVIVFTFFIYASYHLSRKAISVVKNAWNCTTVTTHNWTQNATANCTGGWEPFDGPYGKVYLGTLDTCFLVAYAVTMFFISGQIGDRMNLRYFLLIGLLGSGIFTSALGLPYFWNYHGLWYFAVMQILAGAFQSTGWPSVVAVVANWFGLENRGLILGIWNAHTSVGNILGSLIAGAVVAHWGWSFIVPGLINCGMGILTALYLPSDPSEMNVSPPQHHELPSEEDSLIDQDSHQTTETTVPVSNAPPKAVGLCRALRIPGVIEYAASLFFAKLVAYTFLYWLPFYIHNTLKINGQYISEEKAAYYSTFYDVGGIVGSIFIGYLSDVLKVRGIATVLMTYSSIPALFIYNRYGGLSEGATIGLSFMCGFFVNGPYALITTAVSADLGTHKTLRGNDKAKATVTAIIDGTGTSGAAVGPFLTGWIAGTGWKNVFYMLITACAISGLLLTRIVIQDIRYLMKRRTRK, encoded by the exons ATGAACAATTTTATCGCCCCAAGTCCACCGCTGGGCTTCTTCTGTCTTcccaacgacgtcaaacgcgCGAGGAACAGACGAAAAGATCGCAT ATATCGGGGTTTTGTCATTGTTTTCACGTTTTTCATCTACGCTTCGTATCATCTGTCTCGCAAAGCGATAAGCGTTGTCAAG aatgCTTGGAATTGTACGACTGTAACGACGCATAATTGGACTCAGAACGCGACGGCAAATTGCACTGGTGGCTGGGAGCCATTCG ATGGTCCTTATGGCAAAGTGTACCTTGGGACTCTCGATACGTGTTTCCTAGTCGCTTACGCTGTCACCATGTTCTTTATCAG TGGTCAAATTGGAGATCGAATGAACCTTCGCTACTTTCTTCTAATTGGATTGCTGG GATCTGGCATCTTTACTTCAGCACTTGGGCTTCCCTACTTTTGGAATTACCACGGTCTGTGGTATTTTGCTGTTATGCAAATATTGGCTGGAGCTTTCCAG tCGACTGGGTGGCCAAGTGTGGTAGCTGTTGTGGCGAATTGGTTTGGACTAGAAAA CCGTGGTCTTATCTTGGGCATATGGAACGCTCACACTTCCGTGGGAAATATTCTTGGATCTCTGATAGCGGGAGCTGTAGTAGCTCATTG GGGATGGTCGTTTATTGTGCCCGGATTAATCAACTGTGGGATGGGCATACTGACCGCTTTGTATTTACCGTCCG ATCCGAGTGAAATGAACGTCTCGCCTCCTCAGCACCAC GAATTGCCTTCTGAAGAGGATTCACTAATAGATCAAGATTCCCATCAAACAACAGAGACGACGGTACCTGTATCAAACGCGCCCCCAAAAGCCGTGGGATTATGCAGAGCCCTCAGAATTCCA GGCGTCATAGAATACGCCGCCTCGCTCTTCTTTGCCAAACTGGTTGCATACACGTTTCTCTATTGGCTTCCATTTTACATACACAACACCCTAA AAATCAATGGGCAGTACATCAGTGAAGAGAAGGCGGCTTATTACTCGACATTTTATGACGTTGGAGGAATCGTTGGATCCATTTTTATTGGCTATCTGTCGGACGTACTGAAAGTTCGCGGTATTGCAACCGTGCTCATGACGTATTCGTCAATACCCGCG CTGTTTATTTACAACAGATATGGAGGATTGTCCGAGGGAGCGACAATAG GATTATCTTTTATGTGCGGTTTTTTTGTCAATGGGCCCTATGCTCTTATAACAACAGCCGTTTCTGCTGATTTG GGAACTCATAAAACGCTTCGAGGAAATGACAAGGCCAAAGCTACGGTGACAGCAATAATTGACGGCACAGGAACGTCAG GTGCGGCAGTGGGACCGTTTCTCACCGGCTGGATAGCG GGGACTGGCTGGAAGAATGTATTCTATATGCTTATTACAGCGTGTGCAATATCTGGTCTG CTTCTTACGCGCATCGTCATACAAGATATTCGGTACTTGATGAAGAGAAGGACAAGAAAGTAG
- the LOC136199363 gene encoding glucose-6-phosphate exchanger SLC37A2-like, with protein MQDELLDVVMEPKPPLGIRCLPPVTRDVTTKSRLYRGFILVFTFFIYASYHLSRKAISVVKNAWSCNQNSTDNSSNGANCTSWKPFDGDHSKVYLGSLDTSFLIAYAVAMFFSGHLGDRMKLRYFLMIGMLGSGLFTAALGFAHFLNIHVLAYFVVVQVLGGMFQSTGWPSVVAVMANWFGRGNRGLIMGIWNSHTSVGNILGSLIAGYFVHHYWEWSFIVPGLIIGSLGIMTALFLPADPDEVQALPPNHHEFSVENNPLMNARKVSTASFTSTGSQSSKAVGICKALQIPGVLEYSGSLFFAKLVAYTFLYWLPFYIHSTLKDSAGKPVSKTKAAYFSTFFDIGGIVGSIAVGYLSDILKVRGIACVLMTVLSIPALFFYELYGGDSEKMAIALSLICGFFVNGPYSLITTAVSADLGTHKSLEGSEKAKATVAAIIDGTGSIGAAVGPFLTGWIAGSDSETGWKNVFYMLIVASALSGLLLTRILVRDIRNLFKRCCKKRERCRYEVESVQLTELETIFVSKYRNIGVRF; from the exons ATGCAAGACGAACTACTAGACGTCGTTATGGAGCCGAAACCGCCTTTGGGAATTCGCTGCCTCCCTCCCGTCACacgcgacgtcacgacgaaGAGCCGACT ATATCGCGGTTTCATTCTCGTTTTTACGTTTTTCATCTACGCATCGTATCACCTCTCGCGAAAGGCCATTAGCGTTGTCAAG AATGCATGGAGCTGCAATCAAAATTCAACCGACAATAGCTCTAACGGAGCGAACTGCACTAGTTGGAAACCGTTTG ACGGTGACCATTCCAAGGTGTATCTTGGAAGTCTCGATACGTCGTTTCTGATTGCTTATGCCGTCGCTATGTTCTTTAG TGGTCATCTAGGCGACAGAATGAAGCTTCGTTACTTTCTGATGATTGGAATGCTTG gatcTGGATTATTTACTGCCGCACTTGGTTTTGCTCACTTTTTGAATATCCACGTATTGGCATACTTCGTTGTCGTGCAAGTATTGGGCGGAATGTTTCAG TCTACTGGATGGCCAAGTGTTGTAGCCGTAATGGCTAATTGGTTTGGAAGGGGAAA tcggGGTCTTATCATGGGCATATGGAATTCTCACACGTCTGTTGGAAATATTCTTGGATCTCTTATAGCAGGATATTTTGTGCACCACTATTG gGAATGGTCATTTATTGTTCCTGGTCTAATCATTGGCTCATTGGGCATCATGACCGCTTTGTTTCTGCCTGCAG ACCCAGATGAAGTCCAAGCACTGCCTCCTAATCATCAT GAATTCTCTGTTGAAAATAATCCGTTAATGAACGCAAGAAAGGTGTCGACCGCCTCCTTCACAAGCACAGGGTCTCAA TCTTCGAAAGCTGTTGGAATATGCAAAGCCCTTCAAATTCCG GGAGTCTTGGAGTACTCTGGCtcgcttttctttgccaAACTCGTCGCCTACACATTTCTCTACTGGCTCCCCTTTTACATACACAGCACGCTAA AAGACAGTGCCGGTAAACCTGTGAGCAAAACAAAGGCGGCCTACTTCTCGACATTTTTTGATATTGGTGGAATCGTTGGGTCGATTGCAGTTGGATACTTGTCTGATATACTGAAAGTGCGCGGAATCGCCTGCGTTCTCATGACAGTTTTGTCAATACCAGCG TTGTTCTTCTATGAACTCTATGGCGGCGATTCTGAGAAAATGGCTATAG CGTTATCTCTGATTTGTGGATTCTTCGTCAACGGGCCTTACTCTCTAATAACGACAGCCGTTTCCGCCGATTTG gGAACTCATAAATCACTCGAAGGCAGCGAGAAGGCCAAGGCAACGGTCGCAGCCATAATAGACGGCACGGGATCAATAG GTGCTGCTGTGGGCCCATTTCTTACCGGCTGGATTGCTGGATCCGATAGC GAAACTGGTTGGAAGAACGTATTTTATATGCTCATTGTGGCCTCCGCTCTTTCTGGACTG CTTCTGACGCGTATTTTAGTGCGAGACATCCGGAACTTGTTCAAACGATGCTGCAAAAA ACGGGAACGATGTCGATACGAAGTAGAGTCTGTTCAGCTAACGGAACTGG aaACTATTTTCGTCTCGAAGTACAGAAATATCGGAGTTAGGTTCTGA
- the LOC136199528 gene encoding glucose-6-phosphate exchanger SLC37A2-like, with the protein MLRTCQRKRRSYCCLMQDELDIAMVPKPPLGIRCLPPVTRDVTTKSRLYRGFILVFTFFIYASYHLSRKAISVVKNAWSCNQNSTERCCNQNSTESSSNATNCTGWKPFDGDHSKVYLGSLDTSFLIAYAVAMFFSGHLGDRMNLRYFLMIGMLGSGLFTAALGFAQFWNIHVLAYFVVMQLLGGIFQSTGWPSVVAIMANWFGKGNRGLIMGIWNSHTSVGNILGSLIAGYFVHHYWEWSFIVPGLIIGSLGILTALFLPTDPDEVQALPPNHHESSVENNPLINARKVSTASFTSTGSQSSKAVGICKALQIPGVLEYSGSLFFAKLVAYTFLYWLPFYIHSTLKVGGHFVDKTRAAYYSTFFDIGGIVGSIAVGYLSDILKVRGIACVLMTVLSIPALFFYELYGGDSEKMTIALSLICGFFVNGPYSLITTAVSADLGTHKSLEGSEKAKATVAAIIDGTGSIGAAVGPFLTGWIAGSDSETGWKHVFYMLIAASALSGLLLTRILLRDIRNLFKRCCKK; encoded by the exons ATGCTTCGCACGTGCCAACGGAAGCGACGATCGTACTGCTGCCTCATGCAAGACGAACTAGACATCGCTATGGTGCCGAAGCCGCCTTTGGGAATTCGCTGCCTCCCTCCCGTCACgcgcgacgtcacgacgaaGAGCCGACT GTATCGCGGTTTCATTCTCGTTTTTACGTTTTTCATCTACGCATCGTATCACCTCTCGCGAAAGGCCATTAGCGTTGTCAAG AATGCATGGAGCTGCAATCAAAATTCAACCGAAAGGTGCTGCAATCAAAATTCAACCGAAAGTAGCTCTAACGCAACGAACTGCACTGGTTGGAAACCGTTTG ACGGTGACCATTCCAAGGTGTATCTTGGAAGTCTCGATACATCGTTTCTGATTGCTTATGCCGTCGCTATGTTCTTTAG TGGTCATCTAGGCGACAGAATGAATCTTCGTTACTTTCTGATGATTGGAATGCTTG GATCGGGATTATTTACTGCAGCACTCGGTTTTGCCCAGTTCTGGAATATTCACGTGTTGGCATACTTTGTTGTCATGCAATTATTGGGCGGAATTTTTCAG TCTACTGGATGGCCAAGTGTTGTGGCTATAATGGCTAATTGGTTTGGAAAGGGAAA TCGGGGTCTCATTATGGGCATATGGAATTCTCACACGTCTGTTGGAAACATTCTTGGATCTCTTATAGCAGGATATTTTGTGCACCACTATTG gGAATGGTCATTCATTGTTCCTGGTCTAATCATTGGGTCATTGGGCATCCTGACTGCTTTGTTTCTGCCTACAG ACCCAGATGAAGTCCAAGCACTGCCTCCTAATCATCAT GAATCCTCTGTTGAAAATAATCCGTTAATAAACGCAAGAAAGGTGTCGACCGCCTCCTTCACAAGCACAGGGTCTCAA TCTTCGAAAGCTGTTGGAATATGCAAAGCCCTTCAAATTCCG GGAGTCTTGGAGTACTCTGGCtcgcttttctttgccaAACTCGTTGCCTACACGTTTCTCTACTGGCTCCCCTTTTACATACACAGCACGCTAA AAGTTGGGGGCCACTTTGTGGACAAAACGAGGGCGGCCTACTactcgacgtttttcgaTATTGGTGGAATCGTTGGTTCGATTGCAGTCGGATACTTGTCTGATATACTGAAAGTGCGCGGAATCGCCTGCGTTCTCATGACAGTTTTGTCAATACCAGCG TTGTTCTTCTATGAACTCTATGGTGGTGATTCTGAGAAAATGACTATAG CGTTATCTCTGATTTGTGGATTCTTCGTCAACGGGCCTTACTCTCTAATAACGACAGCCGTTTCCGCCGATTTG GGAACTCATAAATCACTCGAAGGCAGCGAGAAGGCCAAGGCAACGGTCGCAGCCATAATAGACGGCACGGGATCAATAG GTGCTGCTGTGGGCCCATTTCTTACCGGCTGGATTGCTGGATCCGATAGC GAAACTGGTTGGAAGCACGTATTTTATATGCTCATTGCCGCCTCCGCTCTTTCTGGACTG CTTCTGACGCGTATTTTATTGCGAGACATCCGGAACTTGTTCAAACGATGCTGCAAAAAGTAG
- the LOC136199530 gene encoding uncharacterized protein has protein sequence MLRQLRTFLRFQFLEIRPSPTVRSSIERLVTILEKNDEAEIRTFLSTEKGFRSSQYPYDLPLIHYVAGREFDSAEEADDWLSYAIVQKNQHIELKSEVERLRPLQCACKWGNIFGVEWLVNHGANINVKDLFGRTPYSHACASSVDTMKKMVYLKEHRYILSPSDIV, from the exons ATGTTGAGACAGTTGCGGACGTTCCTCCGTTTCCAATTTCTT gagatCAGACCGTCTCCGACcgttcgttcgtcgatcgaacggTTAGTCACGATATTAGAGAAGAATGATGAAGCTGAAATACggacttttctttctacggagaaaggatttcgatcttCACAG TACCCCTATGACTTGCCATTAATTCACTatgtggcgggaagagagtttgattcggcggaggaagccGATGATTGGCTCAGTTATGCGATtgtgcaaaagaatcaacATATTGAATTGAAATCAGAAGTG GAGAgactccgcccacttcagtgtgcgtgcaagtggggaaatatttttggcgttgaatggctcgtcaATCACGGTGCAAATATCAACGTGAAAGACCTC TTTGGACGTACGCCATATTCTCATGCCTGCGcaagttccgttgacacaatgaagaaaatggtctaTCTCAAAGAACATCGCTACATTTTGTCACCATCTGATATt gtTTAG